From the Polaribacter huanghezhanensis genome, the window AAGAAGGACATTTGTATATTTTAGAAACACCATTGTTTAGAGTTCGAAATAAAAAAGATACTTATTATTGCTATTCTGAGGAAGAAAAACGAGAAGCGATAGAAAAACTAAAAGGAAAACCAGAAATAACACGATTTAAAGGATTGGGTGAGATTTCTCCAAATGAATTTGTCCATTTTATTGGAAATGATATTCGTTTAGCGCCTGTAATGCTTGACAAAGAAATGTCAGTTGAAGAAATGCTTTCATTTTATATGGGGAAAAATACACCAGACAGACAGAAGTTTATTATTAAGAATTTAAAAGTTGAATTGGATTTAGTTGAAGAAGATATGAGCTAAGAAAAAGAATTAAAATGGAGGTCGCAATTTGCTTCCTCAAGAGTAAAAAATGCAAGAAGAAAAAGAAAAAAGTATGATTTCTGATGAAATCATCACGAACAAAATTTATTTGATTCGCAATCAGAAAGTAATGTTAGATAGAGATTTAGCGGAATTGTATCAGGTAGAAACAAAGAGGTTAAAGGAGGCAGTAAGAAGAAATTTAAGCCGTTTCCCTGAAGATTTTATGTTTGAATTGACAAAAAAAGAGTTTGAGAATTGGAGGACGCAATTTGCGACCTCCAATTCAGATAAAATGGGTTTGCGTTATGTTCCAATGGTTTTTACAGAACAAGGCGTTGCAATGTTGTCAAGTGTGTTAAATAGCGATAGAGCTATTGTAGTAAATATTAAAATTATCAGAATATTTACCAAAATGCGTCAGTTATTAAGTGATAATTTATCGCTTCAGTTAGAAATAGAAAACATCAAAAAGAAATTAACCAATAATTCTAAAAATATAGAATTGGTTTTTAATTATTTAGATGAATTGATTGAGAAGAAAGAAAATAAATCAGACAGAAATAAAATAGGCTATAAAAAGTAGTTTTTATAAAATAAATAAACTCTTAAACGAATAAACGTTTTTTACATGAGTGAAGAAATAAACGAACACGAAAACGAAGAAATAAATCATCCAGTAGAAAATACTGAAACCATCACTAAAGTTACAGGAATGTACAAAGAATGGTTTTTAGATTATGCTTCGTATGTAATTTTAGAAAGAGCAGTTCCTGCAATTGATGACGGATTTAAACCAGTACAACGTAGAATTTTACATTCTATGAAAGATTTAGATGATGGTCGTTACAATAAAGTAGCGAATATTGTTGGTCATACGATGCAATATCATCCGCATGGAGATGCTTCTATTGGGGATGCAATGGTGCAAATTGGTCAGAAAGAATTGCTAATCGATATGCAAGGAAACTGGGGAAATACCTTAACTGGTGATCGCGCAGCAGCATCAAGATATATAGAAGCTCGACTTTCTAAATTTGCATTGGATGTTGTTTTCAATGGAAAAACTACAAAATGGCAATCTTCGTATGACGGACGGAGAAAAGAACCGATAAATCTTCCTGTAAAATTCCCGATGCTATTAGCTCAAGGAGGAGAGGGAATAGCAGTTGGTTTGTCAACCAAAATATTACCGCATAATTTTATTGAACTGATTGATGCTTCCATCAAACATTTAAAAGGGAAAAGTTTTAAAATTGTTCCAGATTTTTTAACGGGCGGAGTAGCAGATTTTACCAATTACAACGAAGGAAAACGCGGAGGTAAAGTTCGAGTTAGAGCTAAGATTTCTCAACTTGATAAGAAGACTTTAGTAATTACAGAAATTCCGTTTAGTACAACTACTACAACACTAATCGAAAGCATTATTAAAGCCAATGAAAAAGGGAAAATTAAGATTAAAAAAATAGAAGATAACACGGCTGCAAATGTAGAAATCTTAGTCCATTTGCCTCCAGGAATATCACCAGATAAGACCATTGACGCTTTGTTTGCTTTTACCAATTGCGAAAACTCAATTTCGCCATTATGTTGTGTTATTGAAAACAATAAACCTGTTTTTATTGGCGTACATGAAGTGTTGTGTAAATCAACTGACAATACAGTTGAATTGTTAAAACTAGAATTAGAAATTCAGTTAAATGAATTAGAAGAACAATGGCATTTTGCTTCGTTAGAACGTATTTTTATTGAGAATAGAATTTATCGTGATATTGAAGAAGAAGAAACTTGGGAAGGTGTTATTGTTGCAATTGATAAAGGATTACAGCCACATATCAAACATTTAAAAAGAGCTATTACAGAGGAGGATATTGTGCGTTTAACAGAGATCAGAATTAAAAAGATTTCAAAGTTTGATATAGATAAAGCCAAACAACATATTGAAAGTTTGGAAGATAAAATTGCTGAGGTAAAAAACTATTTGGCAAATTTAATTGAATTTGCAATTGATTTTTTCA encodes:
- a CDS encoding ORF6N domain-containing protein codes for the protein MQEEKEKSMISDEIITNKIYLIRNQKVMLDRDLAELYQVETKRLKEAVRRNLSRFPEDFMFELTKKEFENWRTQFATSNSDKMGLRYVPMVFTEQGVAMLSSVLNSDRAIVVNIKIIRIFTKMRQLLSDNLSLQLEIENIKKKLTNNSKNIELVFNYLDELIEKKENKSDRNKIGYKK
- a CDS encoding DNA gyrase/topoisomerase IV subunit A, whose translation is MSEEINEHENEEINHPVENTETITKVTGMYKEWFLDYASYVILERAVPAIDDGFKPVQRRILHSMKDLDDGRYNKVANIVGHTMQYHPHGDASIGDAMVQIGQKELLIDMQGNWGNTLTGDRAAASRYIEARLSKFALDVVFNGKTTKWQSSYDGRRKEPINLPVKFPMLLAQGGEGIAVGLSTKILPHNFIELIDASIKHLKGKSFKIVPDFLTGGVADFTNYNEGKRGGKVRVRAKISQLDKKTLVITEIPFSTTTTTLIESIIKANEKGKIKIKKIEDNTAANVEILVHLPPGISPDKTIDALFAFTNCENSISPLCCVIENNKPVFIGVHEVLCKSTDNTVELLKLELEIQLNELEEQWHFASLERIFIENRIYRDIEEEETWEGVIVAIDKGLQPHIKHLKRAITEEDIVRLTEIRIKKISKFDIDKAKQHIESLEDKIAEVKNYLANLIEFAIDFFKRLKTTYGKDKERKTEIRIFDDIEATKVVIRNTKLYVNREEGFVGTSLKKDEYVTDCADIDDIIVFRSDGKMMVTKVDSKTFVGKDIIHISVFKKKDKRTVYNMMYRDGKTGPSYMKRFTVTGVTRDKEYDLTNGNKGSKVLYFTANPNGEAEVVTINLRAVGSVKKLKWDIDFADLAVKGRAVRGNTITKYSIKKVEFKSAGVSTLKPRKIWFDDTVQRLNVDGRGELLGEFRADDKLLIALQSGTIKAVTPNLASRFEDDMIVLEKWNPKKPISAIYFDGEKETYYVKRFLIEQVDKEEIFISEHPKSQLEIIATDYRPLAEVQFSKRSLENVEVNFEDFISIKGIKAQGNQLTKEKVKQVSLLESLPFEEPKAEDMEVVEEEVLDEKPEEILPLEITNLENSPEKPRPLSSEEKAERALQKTIEKKKADQKAKDDESQTTLF